One part of the Lachnospiraceae bacterium JLR.KK002 genome encodes these proteins:
- a CDS encoding ABC transporter ATP-binding protein, whose product MSNESAHTVTVRNLSHSFGENRILQEVNFEIRKGEIFGLLGPSGAGKTTLIKILTGQLRQTGGYAELFGRDTEKLRPQEQAKIGIMMEHLGLYERLSVYDNLAFYADIHRVHRSRVDSLLKEAGLYEARRRAVLKLSKGMKSRLSLARALLSRRELLFLDEPTSGLDPVTAKEIHTILEEQKEKGTTIFLTTHNMFEAESLCDHVALLSEGRIIEYGRPAEVCRKYNHVNRLRITLRNGEQVLLSNGRDSAVPVKEYLEKNMIQAIHSTEPTLETVFIELTGKGLNEYE is encoded by the coding sequence ATGAGCAATGAATCGGCGCACACAGTTACTGTCAGGAACCTTTCCCACAGTTTTGGTGAGAACAGGATATTGCAGGAGGTAAATTTTGAGATACGAAAAGGGGAAATTTTTGGATTGCTGGGCCCTTCCGGAGCAGGCAAAACCACTCTGATTAAAATTCTGACAGGACAGCTCAGACAGACCGGAGGGTATGCGGAACTTTTCGGGCGTGATACGGAGAAATTAAGGCCTCAGGAACAGGCGAAAATCGGTATTATGATGGAGCACCTGGGATTGTATGAGCGGCTGTCCGTTTACGACAATCTGGCATTTTATGCGGATATCCACCGTGTGCACCGCAGCAGAGTTGATTCACTGCTGAAAGAGGCGGGCCTGTATGAGGCGCGCCGCAGAGCAGTCCTGAAACTGTCCAAAGGCATGAAAAGCAGGCTGTCACTGGCAAGAGCTCTGCTGAGCCGGAGGGAACTGCTGTTTCTGGATGAGCCAACTTCCGGGCTGGACCCTGTCACAGCAAAAGAAATCCATACCATACTGGAAGAACAGAAGGAAAAGGGAACGACGATTTTTCTTACCACCCACAATATGTTTGAGGCGGAAAGCCTCTGCGACCATGTGGCTTTGCTGAGTGAAGGCAGGATAATCGAATATGGCCGTCCGGCGGAAGTATGCAGAAAATACAATCACGTAAACCGGCTCCGGATTACCTTAAGAAACGGAGAACAGGTTTTGCTGAGCAATGGCAGAGATTCGGCCGTTCCGGTAAAGGAATATTTGGAAAAAAATATGATTCAGGCTATTCATTCTACGGAACCCACGCTGGAGACTGTTTTTATCGAACTGACGGGAAAGGGGCTGAATGAATATGAATAA
- a CDS encoding LytTR family DNA-binding domain-containing protein, whose product MKIEILVDEKAEDLTVSVTCRHLTPDVEKILIALRMINHQLTAKKDNEIYLLDMEQVIYIESVDRKCFICTPDEVYETEIRLYELEQRLEEYGFFRVSKSFLIQLRQIQSLKADINRRIRVTMSNGEQIIASRQYAQELKKRLGVI is encoded by the coding sequence TTGAAGATAGAAATTCTGGTGGATGAAAAGGCAGAAGACTTAACCGTATCTGTTACCTGCAGACATCTGACGCCCGATGTGGAAAAAATTTTGATTGCATTGCGGATGATAAATCATCAGCTTACTGCAAAAAAAGACAATGAGATTTACCTGCTGGATATGGAACAGGTCATCTATATTGAAAGTGTGGACAGAAAATGCTTTATCTGCACGCCGGACGAGGTGTATGAGACAGAAATTCGCCTGTATGAGCTGGAACAGCGGCTGGAGGAATACGGGTTCTTCCGGGTGAGCAAATCATTTCTGATTCAGCTGCGGCAAATCCAGTCTCTGAAAGCTGACATTAACCGGAGAATCCGCGTTACCATGTCGAACGGGGAGCAGATTATTGCTTCCAGGCAGTATGCGCAGGAACTGAAGAAACGGCTGGGGGTGATATAA